The uncultured Desulfovibrio sp. genome window below encodes:
- the rsmD gene encoding 16S rRNA (guanine(966)-N(2))-methyltransferase RsmD: protein MRIIAGTLGGRRLRTVEGEGYRPAMGKTREALFSMLLSRGLDWDGLRVLDLFAGSGSLAFECLSRGAAEALLVENALPAVKCLLRNIEDLGLTDRAHLVRDDVRKVLLRPPHYPYGLVFLDPPYRKNLCNMALTGLVERGWLASGAMVCAEVELGAPVSAPPQLELLTERTFGQTRIILWTLAA from the coding sequence ATGCGTATCATTGCCGGAACTCTGGGCGGACGCCGCCTGCGTACCGTGGAAGGCGAGGGCTATCGCCCCGCCATGGGCAAAACCCGCGAGGCCCTGTTTTCCATGCTCCTGTCCCGGGGGCTGGACTGGGACGGCCTGCGGGTGCTGGACCTTTTTGCCGGCAGCGGCAGCCTGGCCTTTGAATGCCTGAGCCGGGGCGCCGCCGAGGCCCTGCTGGTGGAAAATGCCCTGCCTGCGGTAAAATGCCTGCTGCGCAATATCGAGGACCTGGGCCTGACGGACAGGGCGCACCTGGTACGGGACGACGTGCGCAAGGTACTGCTGCGTCCGCCCCACTATCCCTACGGTCTGGTCTTTCTGGACCCGCCCTACCGCAAAAATCTCTGCAACATGGCCCTTACGGGCCTGGTGGAACGCGGCTGGCTGGCTTCCGGCGCCATGGTCTGCGCGGAAGTGGAGCTGGGCGCCCCCGTCAGCGCCCCCCCGCAACTGGAACTGCTGACCGAACGGACCTTCGGCCAGACTCGCATCATCCTATGGACACTGGCAGCATGA
- the fdnG gene encoding formate dehydrogenase-N subunit alpha, with the protein MSYTRREFLKLAGISALCLSLSQFGLNLGEAKAYAGSLKIEGAKEVVTVCPFCAVCCQVIAYVRNGKLVSTEGDPDFPVNEGSLCAKGAALFSMYTNPHRLTKPLYRAPYSDKWEEKDWGWMLEKIARRVKDTRDKDLILKNAKGQTVNRLESIFMMGTSHASNEECAVIHQAMRGLGVVQMDHQARVUHSPTVAALAESFGRGAMTNHWIDIKNADVVLIIGSNAAEHHPVSFKWIMRAKDNGAVLIHVDPKFSRTSARCDYHVPLRSGTDIAFLGGMVNYILETNSYFRDYVVNYTNASFIVGKGYAFKDGLFSGYDAKARKYDQSKWAFEKDADGAPLRDPTLKHERCVFNLMKKHYSRYTLKNVSDVTGVSEENLLKVYKHFCATGRPDKAGTILYALGWTQHTVGVQNIRCSTLVQLLLGNIGVAGGGINALRGEPNVQGSTDHALLYHVLPGYIGLPLAPWQTLAQFNKANTPVTKIPNSANWWGNRPKYMTSLLKGWFGEAATKENDFCYGLLPKGEPGADYSYMYVMDKMYHGKIKGGFIFGVNPMNSFPNTNKMRKALDNLDWMVCAEIHNSETTDNWRRKGVDPKKVKTEVFLLPSAHRVEKAGTISNSGRWLQWFDKAVEPAGEARNFADMFVPLINKLREMYKAEGGRLPEALLNLNWPQKFDAEEWTRRINGFFWADTKVGNKTYKKGDLVPAFGNLQADGTTSSLNWLYAGSYTEEDGNKSKRRDPSQTPMQAAIGLYPNWSWCWPVNRRILYNRASVDLNGKPFNPKKAVIEWDGKKWVGDVPDGPWAPQADTKNGKLAFIMTTDGYAQLYGPGRLDGPFPEHYEPAETPLAKHPFSKQLRSPVYKFHTSDMDKVAKAADPKYPIVLTTYSMTEHWCGGGETRNVPNLLEAEPQLYVELSHELAKEKGIANGDGVIVESARGRVEAIAMVTVRLRPFKVMGKTVHLIGMPFAYGWTTPKCGDATNRLTIVACDPNTTIPEAKVCCVNIRKADKLTEIG; encoded by the coding sequence ATGAGCTACACACGAAGAGAGTTCCTGAAACTGGCCGGCATAAGCGCCCTGTGCCTTTCGCTCAGCCAGTTCGGCCTCAATCTCGGCGAGGCAAAGGCCTACGCCGGCAGCCTCAAGATTGAAGGCGCCAAGGAAGTCGTGACGGTCTGTCCCTTCTGTGCGGTCTGCTGCCAGGTTATCGCCTATGTGCGCAATGGCAAGCTGGTGAGCACGGAGGGGGATCCCGATTTTCCGGTCAACGAGGGATCGCTGTGCGCCAAGGGTGCAGCGTTGTTCTCCATGTATACCAATCCGCACCGCCTCACCAAGCCGCTGTATCGTGCTCCCTACAGTGACAAGTGGGAAGAAAAGGACTGGGGATGGATGCTTGAGAAGATTGCCCGCCGCGTGAAGGATACGCGCGACAAGGACCTGATTCTCAAGAACGCAAAAGGCCAGACGGTCAACCGTCTGGAAAGCATTTTCATGATGGGTACCTCGCATGCCTCCAACGAGGAATGCGCCGTCATCCATCAAGCCATGCGCGGCCTGGGTGTTGTCCAGATGGACCACCAGGCACGGGTCTGACACAGCCCCACTGTTGCGGCTCTGGCAGAGTCGTTCGGACGCGGTGCTATGACCAACCACTGGATCGACATCAAGAATGCCGACGTGGTTCTTATTATCGGCAGTAATGCCGCTGAACATCATCCTGTTTCGTTCAAGTGGATCATGCGGGCAAAGGACAACGGGGCCGTGCTCATTCACGTTGACCCCAAGTTCTCCCGTACGTCCGCCCGCTGCGATTATCATGTGCCGCTGCGCTCCGGCACGGACATCGCCTTCCTGGGCGGCATGGTCAACTATATCCTGGAAACGAACAGCTATTTCCGTGATTACGTTGTCAATTATACCAACGCCTCGTTCATCGTCGGCAAGGGCTATGCCTTCAAGGACGGCCTCTTCAGCGGCTACGATGCCAAGGCGCGCAAGTACGACCAGAGCAAGTGGGCCTTTGAAAAGGATGCCGACGGCGCGCCCCTGCGCGACCCCACGCTGAAGCACGAACGCTGCGTCTTCAACCTCATGAAGAAGCACTATTCGCGCTACACCCTGAAGAACGTGTCCGATGTGACGGGCGTTTCCGAAGAAAACCTGCTCAAGGTCTACAAGCACTTCTGCGCCACGGGCCGGCCCGACAAGGCCGGGACCATCCTGTATGCCCTGGGCTGGACCCAGCATACCGTGGGTGTGCAGAACATCCGCTGCTCCACGCTGGTGCAGCTCCTGCTGGGCAACATCGGTGTGGCCGGCGGCGGCATCAACGCCCTGCGCGGCGAACCCAATGTGCAGGGGTCCACGGACCATGCCCTGCTGTACCATGTGCTGCCCGGCTACATCGGCCTGCCGCTGGCCCCGTGGCAGACCCTGGCCCAGTTCAACAAGGCCAATACGCCGGTGACCAAGATTCCCAACAGTGCTAACTGGTGGGGCAACCGGCCCAAGTACATGACCAGCCTGCTCAAGGGCTGGTTCGGGGAAGCGGCCACCAAGGAGAATGATTTCTGCTACGGCCTGCTGCCCAAGGGCGAACCCGGAGCTGACTACTCCTACATGTATGTCATGGACAAGATGTATCATGGCAAGATCAAGGGTGGCTTCATCTTCGGCGTCAATCCCATGAACAGCTTCCCCAACACCAACAAGATGCGCAAGGCCCTGGACAATCTGGACTGGATGGTCTGCGCGGAAATCCACAACTCCGAAACCACGGACAACTGGCGCCGCAAGGGGGTGGACCCCAAGAAGGTGAAGACGGAAGTCTTCCTGCTGCCGTCCGCACATCGTGTGGAAAAGGCCGGCACCATCAGCAACAGCGGCCGCTGGTTGCAGTGGTTTGACAAGGCGGTGGAGCCGGCGGGTGAAGCCCGCAACTTCGCCGACATGTTCGTGCCGCTCATCAACAAGCTGCGCGAAATGTACAAGGCCGAGGGCGGTCGCCTGCCCGAAGCCCTGCTCAACCTGAACTGGCCCCAGAAGTTCGATGCCGAAGAGTGGACCCGCCGCATCAACGGCTTCTTCTGGGCCGATACCAAGGTCGGCAACAAGACCTACAAGAAGGGCGACCTGGTTCCGGCCTTCGGCAATCTCCAGGCCGACGGCACCACCTCGTCCCTCAACTGGCTGTATGCCGGCAGCTACACCGAGGAAGACGGCAACAAGTCCAAGCGCCGTGACCCCAGCCAGACGCCCATGCAGGCTGCCATCGGCCTGTATCCCAACTGGTCGTGGTGCTGGCCGGTGAACCGCCGCATCCTCTACAACCGTGCTTCCGTGGACCTCAACGGCAAGCCCTTCAATCCCAAGAAGGCCGTCATCGAATGGGACGGCAAGAAGTGGGTGGGCGACGTGCCGGACGGCCCGTGGGCACCTCAGGCTGATACCAAGAACGGCAAGCTGGCCTTTATCATGACCACCGACGGCTATGCCCAGCTCTACGGTCCCGGCCGCCTGGACGGCCCGTTCCCCGAGCACTACGAGCCGGCGGAAACGCCCTTGGCGAAGCATCCCTTCTCCAAGCAGCTGCGCAGCCCGGTCTACAAGTTCCATACCAGTGATATGGACAAGGTCGCCAAGGCGGCGGATCCCAAGTATCCCATCGTCCTGACTACCTACAGCATGACCGAACACTGGTGCGGCGGCGGCGAAACCCGTAACGTTCCCAACCTGCTCGAAGCTGAACCGCAGCTCTATGTGGAACTCAGCCATGAGCTGGCCAAGGAAAAGGGCATTGCCAACGGTGACGGCGTCATCGTGGAAAGCGCCCGCGGCCGGGTGGAAGCCATTGCCATGGTGACGGTGCGGCTTCGTCCCTTCAAGGTCATGGGCAAGACGGTACACCTCATCGGTATGCCCTTTGCCTACGGCTGGACCACTCCCAAGTGTGGTGACGCTACCAACCGTCTGACCATTGTGGCGTGTGACCCCAACACGACCATCCCCGAGGCCAAGGTCTGCTGCGTGAACATTCGCAAGGCCGATAAGTTGACGGAAATTGGCTAA
- the miaA gene encoding tRNA (adenosine(37)-N6)-dimethylallyltransferase MiaA: protein MTAPLPVICLAGPTGCGKTEAAIQLAHALDGEIVNADSRQVYARFPLITAQPSPEEQAACPHHLYGFLPTDRKISAGRWAERAVAAVRDILARGRTAIVVGGTGLYFQTLLHGIAAIPPVPPEVTARWEARLAQEGAPALHALLASHDPAYAARIHPNDRQRIVRALEVHSATGRPFSWWHDHAMSAPFCAGPLFYMAPTLDWLTPRLARRIDLMLRNGALDEARAARQDNDDPAAPGWSGIGCAEVLAHLRGELTLDACRQLWLHHTRAYAKRQLTWFRGRPQARPCPPADSAALLRLIRQQRP from the coding sequence ATGACGGCGCCTCTGCCGGTCATCTGCCTTGCCGGCCCCACCGGCTGCGGCAAGACCGAAGCCGCCATCCAGCTGGCCCATGCCCTCGACGGCGAAATCGTCAATGCCGATTCCCGGCAGGTCTATGCCCGCTTTCCGCTGATCACGGCCCAGCCCTCGCCGGAGGAGCAGGCCGCCTGCCCGCATCATCTCTACGGCTTTCTGCCCACGGACAGGAAGATCAGCGCCGGACGCTGGGCCGAGCGCGCGGTGGCTGCGGTGCGGGACATCCTGGCCCGCGGCCGGACGGCCATTGTGGTGGGCGGCACAGGGCTGTATTTTCAGACCCTGCTGCACGGCATTGCGGCCATTCCACCCGTACCGCCGGAAGTGACGGCCCGCTGGGAAGCCCGCCTGGCACAGGAGGGCGCTCCGGCCCTGCACGCCCTGCTGGCCAGCCACGATCCGGCCTATGCCGCACGCATCCATCCCAATGACCGCCAGCGCATTGTGCGCGCTCTGGAAGTACACAGCGCCACCGGCCGGCCCTTCAGCTGGTGGCATGATCATGCCATGAGCGCCCCCTTCTGCGCCGGACCGCTCTTCTACATGGCGCCCACGCTGGACTGGCTCACGCCCCGCCTTGCCCGTCGCATTGACCTCATGCTGCGCAACGGCGCCCTTGACGAGGCCCGCGCCGCCCGGCAGGACAATGACGACCCCGCCGCGCCGGGCTGGTCCGGCATCGGCTGTGCCGAGGTGCTGGCCCACCTGCGGGGCGAGCTGACGCTGGACGCCTGCCGCCAGCTCTGGCTGCACCATACCCGTGCCTACGCCAAGCGGCAGCTCACCTGGTTCCGGGGCCGTCCGCAGGCCCGGCCCTGCCCGCCGGCGGACAGCGCCGCCCTGCTGCGCCTCATCCGGCAGCAGCGGCCCTGA
- a CDS encoding fused MFS/spermidine synthase: MPELLMFCSGLLIMVLEMVGARVLAPHVGTSTVVWTSLIGVVLACLALGGYVGGRLADRWLSRRVLGHVLTLAGVSCAVTASCHQLIGSRTMTIDNLYLAALAAAVGVFALPGLCCGMLGPYIIRLRLARLETAGATVGRLYALSTAGSIAGTFLGGFVLISWLPSSVILWGVTLSMLLLALLASPLRPWGATLLRAGLFLLCLLLMAAGAGRADRAPWLLLESACNSIRLWDTHDGARPVRFMATDPGFSQSGMYLDDPQELYFPYTRYFALGTWLVPGARRVLMLGGGGYSVPKWLLAGRSGLEADGLECTVVELDPAMTRVARDYFALDTDDARLRVVHADARAFLERQGERYDLIFVDVFNSCYTVPFHLGTQEAAAALRRAVAPDGAVLMNVIGAAEGRDARLFQGIYAALAGQFAEVHVFGVGQPYRPDSLQNLMLLALPQPRGDWWHASAQDMRPELAFMLGARLSVSSGGTPPLRDDFAPVERYVLPLLAAQRAVR, translated from the coding sequence ATGCCTGAGCTGCTCATGTTCTGCAGCGGCCTCCTGATCATGGTCTTGGAAATGGTGGGCGCGCGTGTGCTGGCGCCCCATGTGGGCACCTCCACCGTGGTCTGGACCAGCCTCATCGGGGTGGTGCTGGCCTGTCTGGCCCTGGGCGGCTACGTCGGGGGACGGCTGGCGGACAGGTGGCTTTCCCGGCGGGTGCTCGGACATGTGCTGACCCTGGCCGGTGTCAGCTGTGCCGTGACGGCATCCTGCCATCAGCTCATCGGCAGCCGTACCATGACCATTGACAATCTGTATCTGGCAGCCCTGGCGGCGGCTGTGGGAGTCTTTGCCCTGCCGGGCCTGTGCTGCGGCATGCTTGGTCCCTACATCATCCGCCTGCGTCTGGCCCGTCTGGAAACGGCGGGGGCCACCGTGGGCAGGCTGTATGCGCTGTCCACCGCCGGCAGCATTGCGGGCACCTTCCTGGGCGGCTTTGTGCTCATTTCGTGGCTGCCCAGCAGCGTCATCCTCTGGGGGGTGACACTGAGCATGCTGCTGCTGGCCCTGCTGGCCTCTCCCCTGCGCCCGTGGGGGGCAACGCTGCTGCGCGCGGGGCTTTTTCTGCTTTGCCTGCTGCTCATGGCGGCCGGTGCGGGGCGGGCGGACAGGGCGCCGTGGCTGCTGCTGGAAAGCGCCTGCAACAGCATCCGCCTGTGGGATACACATGACGGGGCGCGTCCTGTGCGTTTCATGGCCACGGACCCCGGCTTCAGCCAGTCCGGCATGTATCTGGACGATCCGCAGGAACTCTATTTCCCCTATACCCGCTATTTTGCGCTGGGGACGTGGCTGGTGCCCGGGGCGCGGCGCGTGCTCATGCTGGGCGGCGGAGGCTATTCCGTGCCCAAGTGGCTGCTGGCCGGCCGCTCCGGTCTGGAGGCGGACGGTCTGGAATGCACGGTGGTGGAGCTGGACCCCGCCATGACCCGCGTGGCACGCGACTATTTTGCCCTTGATACGGACGATGCGCGCCTGCGGGTGGTGCATGCCGATGCCCGGGCCTTTCTGGAGCGGCAGGGCGAGCGCTATGACCTGATTTTTGTGGATGTGTTCAATTCCTGCTATACCGTGCCCTTTCATCTGGGCACGCAGGAGGCCGCGGCGGCCCTGCGCCGGGCGGTGGCCCCGGATGGCGCCGTGCTCATGAATGTCATCGGCGCGGCCGAAGGCCGGGATGCCCGCCTGTTTCAGGGCATATACGCCGCCCTGGCCGGCCAGTTCGCGGAAGTGCATGTCTTTGGCGTGGGGCAGCCCTACCGCCCCGACAGCCTCCAGAATCTCATGCTGCTGGCATTGCCGCAGCCGCGGGGAGACTGGTGGCATGCGTCTGCGCAGGACATGCGGCCGGAGCTGGCCTTCATGCTGGGTGCCAGGCTGTCTGTCAGTTCCGGGGGGACGCCTCCCCTGCGGGATGACTTTGCGCCTGTGGAGCGCTACGTCCTGCCGCTGCTGGCGGCCCAGCGGGCCGTGCGCTGA
- the coaD gene encoding pantetheine-phosphate adenylyltransferase, translated as MKIALYPGTFDPLTNGHISLIRRGLEVFDQIIVAVADNTPKKPLFTQEERVLMAREALAGEANALVEPFSGLTVDYAAQRGACAILRGLRAISDFEYEFQLALMNRRLQRHIQTVFLMTDYQWLFISSTIVKAAASHGADIKGLVPENIRRCLEAKHANGEVRQGTPCLSAPFGGFRRTDRE; from the coding sequence ATGAAAATCGCCCTCTATCCCGGAACATTCGATCCCCTGACCAACGGCCACATCAGCCTTATCCGGCGCGGTCTGGAAGTGTTTGACCAGATCATCGTGGCCGTTGCCGACAATACGCCCAAAAAGCCCCTGTTCACCCAGGAAGAACGTGTGCTCATGGCCAGAGAGGCTCTGGCCGGGGAAGCCAACGCCCTGGTGGAACCCTTTTCCGGGCTGACCGTGGACTATGCGGCCCAGCGCGGCGCCTGTGCCATTCTGCGGGGCCTGCGCGCCATCAGCGATTTTGAATACGAATTCCAGCTGGCTCTCATGAACCGGCGCCTCCAACGCCATATTCAGACCGTCTTTCTCATGACCGACTACCAGTGGCTCTTCATCAGCTCCACCATTGTGAAGGCTGCCGCCAGCCACGGCGCGGACATCAAGGGCCTGGTGCCGGAAAACATTCGCCGCTGCCTGGAAGCAAAGCATGCCAACGGCGAAGTGCGCCAGGGCACCCCCTGCCTCTCCGCCCCCTTCGGCGGCTTTCGCCGGACGGACAGGGAATGA
- the tadA gene encoding tRNA adenosine(34) deaminase TadA produces the protein MRLALDQARLAAAQGEVPVGALVVAADGRLLARAHNRPVALHDPTAHAEVLALRAAGAALGNYRLGGCVLVVTLEPCAMCAAALAHARLAGVVYGAADRLAGAVSSCAETLDQPFLQHRVWHMGGVLAADCAALLRAFFEARRERGGEDRHA, from the coding sequence ATGCGCCTGGCGCTGGATCAGGCGCGCCTGGCGGCCGCCCAGGGCGAGGTGCCTGTGGGTGCCCTGGTGGTGGCGGCGGACGGTCGCCTGCTGGCCCGCGCCCACAACCGGCCCGTGGCCCTGCATGATCCCACGGCCCACGCCGAGGTGCTGGCCCTGCGTGCTGCCGGTGCGGCGCTGGGCAATTATCGTCTGGGCGGCTGCGTGCTGGTGGTCACGCTGGAACCCTGCGCCATGTGCGCGGCGGCCCTGGCCCATGCCCGACTGGCCGGCGTGGTCTATGGCGCGGCAGACAGGCTGGCCGGGGCGGTGAGTTCCTGTGCCGAGACCCTGGATCAGCCCTTTCTCCAGCACCGGGTCTGGCACATGGGCGGCGTTCTGGCTGCGGACTGTGCGGCGCTGCTGCGGGCGTTTTTCGAGGCGCGGCGGGAGCGCGGCGGGGAGGATCGGCATGCCTGA
- a CDS encoding MBL fold metallo-hydrolase has translation MKVQFLGAAQTVTGSCYVIEACGKRFCVDCGMHQGNKAIEDRNRDTTVYRPEALDFILVTHAHIDHSGLIPLMVKDGFSKPIYCTPATSELLELMLQDSAHIQEMEAEWEAKKYSRRGLKNPPEALYTTDDAARAGTLVKTVQYHDTFEPAPGIKVTYYDAGHILGSGTLRIEANENGKTTSIIFSGDIGRPQALIVRDPETPPRADYVFMESTYGDRNHKNESTSDDELADAIAYSHSKGEKVIIPAFAVERTQEILYCLHVLHNQGRLPDDMPVFVDSPLAIRATEVFKRHRNLFDEDATRLLSKGEDPFELPNLKYTLNVAESQAINEYQGPAVVISASGMCNAGRIKHHLKHNLWRPGASIVFVGYQAVGTPGRKIVDQAKKITLFGEDVNVAARIYTIGGFSAHAGQSQLLDWLKPLVGKETNVVLVHGEEKAQTTLAGLIKENYGITPLIPGYLEEMTLEGCTLCETVTHEAKAHPRVDWDFLTSEVERKWGMFKGKLADLEQRPWVEQTELQDALEKMDYALTRLISRM, from the coding sequence ATGAAGGTGCAATTTCTGGGGGCGGCACAGACCGTCACCGGGTCCTGTTACGTCATCGAGGCCTGCGGCAAGCGCTTCTGCGTGGACTGTGGCATGCATCAGGGCAACAAGGCCATCGAAGACCGTAACCGCGACACCACGGTCTACCGCCCCGAAGCGCTGGACTTCATTCTGGTGACACATGCCCACATAGACCACTCCGGCCTCATCCCGCTCATGGTCAAGGACGGTTTCAGCAAGCCCATCTACTGCACCCCGGCCACCAGCGAGCTGCTGGAACTCATGCTCCAGGACAGCGCCCACATCCAGGAAATGGAAGCAGAATGGGAAGCCAAGAAATACAGCCGGCGCGGCCTCAAGAATCCGCCGGAAGCCCTCTATACCACCGACGATGCCGCCAGGGCCGGCACCCTGGTCAAGACCGTGCAGTATCACGACACCTTCGAGCCGGCGCCGGGCATCAAGGTCACCTACTATGACGCCGGGCACATCCTGGGGTCCGGTACGCTGCGCATCGAGGCCAACGAAAACGGCAAGACCACCAGCATCATCTTTTCCGGCGACATCGGCCGCCCGCAGGCCCTCATTGTGCGCGATCCCGAAACGCCCCCGCGGGCGGACTACGTGTTCATGGAGTCCACCTACGGCGACCGCAACCACAAGAACGAAAGCACCAGCGACGATGAACTGGCCGACGCCATTGCCTACAGCCACAGCAAGGGCGAAAAGGTCATCATCCCGGCCTTTGCCGTGGAACGCACCCAGGAAATCCTCTATTGCCTGCATGTGCTGCACAATCAGGGGCGCCTGCCCGACGACATGCCCGTATTTGTGGACAGTCCGCTGGCCATCCGGGCCACGGAGGTCTTCAAACGGCACCGCAACCTCTTTGACGAGGATGCCACGCGCCTGCTGAGCAAGGGCGAGGACCCCTTTGAACTGCCCAATCTGAAATATACGCTCAATGTGGCCGAATCCCAGGCCATCAACGAATATCAGGGTCCGGCAGTGGTCATCTCGGCCAGCGGCATGTGCAATGCGGGCCGCATCAAGCATCACCTCAAGCACAATCTCTGGCGGCCCGGTGCCAGCATTGTCTTTGTGGGCTATCAGGCCGTGGGCACCCCCGGGCGCAAGATCGTGGACCAGGCCAAGAAGATCACGCTCTTTGGCGAAGACGTGAACGTGGCCGCGCGCATCTATACCATCGGCGGCTTTTCCGCGCATGCCGGGCAGAGCCAGCTGCTGGACTGGCTGAAGCCGCTGGTGGGCAAGGAAACCAACGTGGTGCTGGTGCACGGCGAAGAAAAGGCCCAGACCACCCTGGCCGGTCTCATCAAGGAAAACTACGGCATTACGCCGCTCATTCCCGGCTATCTGGAAGAAATGACCCTGGAAGGCTGCACCCTGTGCGAAACCGTCACCCACGAGGCCAAGGCCCATCCGCGCGTGGACTGGGACTTCCTTACCAGCGAGGTGGAGCGCAAGTGGGGCATGTTCAAGGGCAAGCTGGCCGATCTGGAACAGCGCCCCTGGGTGGAACAGACCGAATTGCAGGATGCTCTGGAAAAGATGGATTACGCCCTGACGCGGCTTATTTCCCGCATGTAA
- a CDS encoding TIGR00730 family Rossman fold protein, with the protein MPELQQNLVDDITSVTTESWRTFRIMGEMVEALDTLNHLDRPCISIFGSARSHPDDAAYQAAEKMAGLLAGKGYGIITGGGPGIMEAANKGATEAGGVSVGLHIHLPHEQGCNPYVTTRCDFRYFFIRKFMFVKYAMAYVVMPGGMGTIDELSEAFVLAQTGRIRPFPIILYDSRYWQGLLDWLRTSMVERGYISSEEISRLITVCDTPEQVVDHLCKIIIL; encoded by the coding sequence ATGCCCGAACTGCAACAGAATCTTGTGGATGACATCACTTCCGTTACTACGGAATCATGGCGCACCTTCCGCATCATGGGCGAAATGGTGGAAGCGCTGGATACGCTCAATCACCTGGACCGCCCGTGCATTTCTATTTTTGGTTCGGCCCGTTCCCATCCCGACGATGCCGCCTATCAGGCGGCCGAAAAGATGGCCGGCCTGCTGGCCGGAAAGGGCTACGGCATCATCACCGGCGGCGGCCCCGGCATCATGGAGGCTGCCAACAAGGGCGCCACCGAGGCCGGCGGCGTGTCTGTGGGGCTGCACATCCATCTGCCGCATGAGCAGGGCTGCAATCCCTATGTGACCACGCGCTGCGACTTCCGCTATTTCTTCATCCGCAAGTTCATGTTCGTCAAGTATGCCATGGCCTATGTGGTCATGCCCGGCGGCATGGGCACCATCGACGAACTGTCCGAAGCCTTTGTGCTGGCCCAGACCGGCCGCATCCGCCCCTTCCCCATCATCCTCTATGACAGCCGCTACTGGCAGGGCCTGCTGGACTGGCTCAGGACCAGCATGGTGGAGCGGGGCTACATCAGCAGCGAGGAAATCAGCCGCCTCATCACGGTCTGTGATACTCCCGAGCAGGTTGTGGACCATCTGTGCAAGATCATCATTCTGTAG
- a CDS encoding 4Fe-4S dicluster domain-containing protein, producing the protein MPKAFLIDTTRCTACRGCQLACKEWHDLPANVTKQRGSHQNPPDLNPNNYKIVRFHEHLDDKGNVVWNFFPDQCRHCVQPICVDVADMAVPGALIKDAKTGAVLVTDKVSKLSEQDVADVIHACPYNIPRYDKARKTLTKCDMCIDRISAGMLPACVKTCPTGAMAFGERDEILAMAKKRLETVKKTHPKAFLADPDETSVIYLLAEEAQYYHEYATFG; encoded by the coding sequence ATGCCGAAAGCCTTTTTGATAGATACCACCCGGTGCACGGCATGCCGCGGCTGTCAGCTGGCCTGCAAGGAATGGCACGACCTGCCTGCCAACGTGACCAAGCAGCGGGGCAGTCACCAGAATCCCCCGGATCTCAATCCCAATAACTACAAGATCGTGCGCTTCCACGAGCATCTGGACGACAAGGGCAACGTGGTCTGGAACTTCTTCCCCGACCAGTGCCGCCACTGCGTGCAGCCCATCTGCGTGGACGTGGCCGACATGGCCGTGCCCGGCGCCCTGATCAAGGACGCCAAGACCGGTGCCGTGCTGGTGACCGACAAGGTCAGCAAACTGAGCGAGCAGGATGTGGCTGATGTCATCCATGCCTGCCCGTACAATATTCCCCGCTACGACAAGGCCAGGAAAACCCTGACCAAGTGCGATATGTGCATCGACCGCATCAGCGCGGGCATGCTGCCCGCCTGCGTCAAGACCTGCCCCACCGGGGCCATGGCCTTTGGCGAACGTGACGAGATACTGGCCATGGCCAAGAAGCGCCTGGAAACGGTCAAAAAGACCCATCCCAAGGCCTTCCTGGCTGATCCCGATGAAACAAGCGTGATCTATCTGCTTGCGGAAGAGGCCCAGTACTATCACGAATACGCGACCTTCGGCTAG